Proteins encoded within one genomic window of Phototrophicus methaneseepsis:
- a CDS encoding metallophosphoesterase family protein produces MTTLLRFVHISDTHINPDTSYIKHGAPTPLAGTKALVEAVNALPFQPDFILHTGDVVYDPYPEAYSAAEAAFEPLKAPVYYMAGNHDDCGGLQRILLNRTEDVVTPYLYYQMEINGVQLVVLDSNGPAEDPTGNIPHEQLLWLEEIVSAEDTRPLLVAVHHNLMPVGAPWLDDWMRTNNGEAVHGLLMQAGPRLRAVLHGHIHQNTVNYKDGVLYVSAASSWTQFMSYPTPENTEVTHDPTAQPGFNVVHVTTDGISIRTHQFQVR; encoded by the coding sequence ATGACTACTCTGCTGCGCTTTGTGCATATCAGCGATACACATATCAATCCCGATACGAGTTATATCAAACATGGCGCGCCGACGCCGCTTGCCGGGACGAAGGCCCTGGTTGAGGCTGTGAACGCGCTGCCGTTCCAGCCGGATTTTATACTGCATACGGGGGATGTGGTGTACGACCCTTATCCAGAGGCCTATTCCGCCGCAGAAGCCGCTTTTGAGCCGCTTAAGGCCCCGGTGTATTACATGGCAGGTAATCATGATGATTGTGGTGGCTTGCAGCGCATTTTGCTGAACCGGACTGAGGATGTCGTCACGCCCTATCTGTATTACCAGATGGAGATCAACGGCGTGCAGCTTGTGGTACTTGATAGCAACGGCCCGGCGGAAGACCCCACAGGCAATATCCCTCATGAACAGTTGCTCTGGCTGGAGGAGATCGTCTCCGCTGAGGATACCCGCCCTCTGTTGGTGGCTGTTCACCATAATCTGATGCCTGTTGGTGCGCCCTGGCTCGATGATTGGATGCGCACCAATAACGGTGAGGCCGTCCATGGCTTATTGATGCAAGCGGGTCCGCGTCTGCGCGCTGTACTGCACGGCCACATTCATCAGAACACAGTGAACTATAAAGATGGTGTGCTGTATGTGTCTGCGGCCTCATCCTGGACGCAGTTTATGAGCTACCCCACGCCGGAAAATACAGAGGTCACCCATGACCCGACAGCCCAGCCTGGTTTTAACGT